The region GATAGGTCAGGTGGTGTGGGGAGGATAGGTCAGAGGGTGGCGGGAGGATAGGTCAGAGGGTGGGGGGAGGATAGGTCAGAGAGTGGCGGGAGGATAGGTCAGAGAGTGGTGGGAGGATAGGTTAGAGGGTAGTGGGAGGATAGGTCAGAGAGTGGCGGGAGGATAGGTCAGAGAGTGGCGGGAGGATAGGTCAGAGGGTAGTGGGAGGATAGGTCAGAGAGTGGTGGGAGGATAGGTCAGAGAGTGGGGGGGAGGATAGGTCAGAGGGTGGGGGGAGGATAGGTCAGAGTGGCGGGAGGATAGGTCAGAGAGTGGTGGGAGGATAGGTCAGAGGGTAGGGGGAGGATAGGTCAGGGGGTAGGGGGAGGATGGGGTAGGGGGAGGATAGGTCAGAGGGTGGCGGGAGGATAGGTCAGAGGGTGGGGGGAGGATAGGTCAGAGGGTGGGGGGAGGATAGGTCAGGGGGTAGGGGGAGGATAGGTCAGGGGGTGGGGGGAGGATGGGTCAGGGGGTGTGGGGAGGATAGGTCAGAGGGTGTGGGGAGGATAGGTCAGAGGGTGGCGGGAGGAAGGGTCAGAGGGTGGCGGGAGGAAGGGTCAGAGGGTGGGGGGAGGATAGGTCAGAGGGTGGGGGGAGGATAGGTCAGGGGGTGTGGGGAGGATAGGTCAGGGGGGAGGATAGGTCAGGGGGTAGGGGGAGGATAGGTCAGAGGGGAGGATAGGTCAGGGTGAAGGATAGATCAGGGTGTGTGGGGAGGATGGGTCAGAGGGTGGGGGGAGGATGGGTCAGAGGGTGGGGGGAGGATAGGTCAGGGTGAAGGATAGATCAGGGGGTGTGGGGAGGATAGGTCAGGGGGGAGGATAGGTCAGGGTGAAGGATAGATCAGGGGGTGTGGGGAGGATGGGTCAGAGGGTGGGGGGAGGATAGGTCAGAGGGTGGCGGGAGGATGGGTCAGAGGGTGGGGGGAGGATAGGTCAGAGGGTGGTGGGAGGATAGGTCAGGGGGTGTGGGGAGGATAGGTCAGGGTGAAGGATAGGTCAGAGGGTGGGGGGAGGATAGGTCAGGGGGTAGGGGGAGGATAGGTCAGGGGGTGGGGGGAGGATAGGTCAGGGTGAAGGATAGGTCAGAGGGTGGGGGGAGGATAGGTCAGGGGGTAGGGGGAGGATAGGTCAGGGGGTGGGGGGAGGATAGGTCAGGGGGTGTGGGGAGGATAGGTCAGAGGGTGGGGGGAGGATAggtcagagggaggagggagaaagaagacgatggaagaaaagagaggagaaacaTTTCCAAAGTTTAAGGTGAAGAGTTGCATGGGGTGAGTGAAGTATGTCTACAGACGTGAGGAGAATAAACAGgtcagaggaaagaggagagggataaTGACTGTATTTTGTTTAGTGAAGGAGCTTTGCCTTGGCCCCTACCACCTGCAAATGCTACAAACAACATGGCTGCCTGTCTGACCTGTGACCTTTGCCATCCCGCAGGTGGTGAAAGCATATGACCACCACGAGCAGGAGTGGGTGGCCATCAAGATCATCAAGAACAAGAAAGCTTTCCTGAACCAGGCCCAGATAGAGCTGCGACTGCTGGAGCTCATGAACAAACACGACACCGAGATGAAGTACTACAtaggtgaggacacacacacacacacacacacacacacacacacacacacacacacacacactgctttaagCCCCACTTACGATCTAACACTATTGCATTGTATACCATCTACTAAAATGAATTGATACTGTTCCACATTTAACGTCTCAATTGAAGTATAGACCAATGCCCTTCTTCTCATATATCCCTATGTATAAATATCATGCTACATATATATCAATCCAGTAGCCTTTGCAATGATAAACCTGTCACAGAACCACCTCTACCTCACTAAGCTCCTATAGCGCTGAGCGAGGTGATTGACACACAATAGTATAATAATAGATGGCATTTATATGGCCGAGCTGTTTTCCATGTGGTCAAAGCACCTTGCTCTCCACTCCAAGGGCACACTGTCACTCTGGAAGTCACCTCAACCACTACCCATGTAGAGCAGAGCACTCAGATAGGTTACTGCAGTATACCGCTTCCCCTACTaacctcccccctcttccctcctctccccctcttccctcctctccccctcttccctcctctccccctctagtCCACCTGAAGAGGCACTTCATGTTCCGGAACCACCTGTGCCTGGTGTTCGAGCTTCTCTCCTACAACCTGTACGACCTCCTGCGCAACACCAACTTCCGCGGCGTGTCTCTCAACCTGACCAGAAAGTTTGCCCAGCAACTGTGCACGGCGCTGCTGTTCCTGGCCACGCCCGAGCTCAGCATCATCCACTGCGACCTCAAGCCCGAGAACATCCTGCTGTGCAACCCCAAGCGCAGCGCCATCAAGATCGTGGACTTCGGCAGCTCCTGTCAACTAGGCCAGAGGGTGAGGAGACTAGCTCACTAACCAAGCACAGAGATATAGAACACCCTAATGCTGGGTGGGCTCAGGGGAGGGGTGTTGAGGAGAGAACACCATtgggttaggagagagggagaagcaagGGGAGGGAGGACTACGCCTTACCaagcacatcaatatacacagtCCACTCCTGAAATCAGTGCATTGCAGTTCACCACTCCCAATGGATCCTTTGTGAATTGTTCTGGGTATCTGCATGCTCCTGTGTGTTATATTTAAGATTGACTTAAACCAATGCATACATCAGCTGTCGACTGTGGTTTATATAGTAGGCCCTTAATGCATGCTATATCCCCTCTAGATGCTGGGGGGGGTTGTTGGGTAGAGAAGAAAAttggagcagggagggaggagggagctgTTGGGGGggatagagagcgatagagacgCAGGGGAAGGGAGGGAATGGTAGAGGTAGAATGAATAAGAGAGAGCGTTTTGTAAACCAGATAAACGTTCAATGTATACTAAccttttctaaaatgtatcattTGTCTGCTAATGCCTCTGGATATCtcaggaagagggagaagagaagggtggggtagatggatggatggatgagggaCAGAGCAGGAATAGCCCACAGATGATTCCGTCTCTCCCGTTTCAAAAGAGAATGAGCTCAGTTTTCTGCAGAGGGTAAATAGACATGGAGAGGGAAGCTATGGAGGGAGGCCGTTGCCAGGTTGAATAGGAACTGGCATTCACAGCACGTCTTTGAGGACTCTTGGGAAGATGAGGAAATGGGCCTCACTACAGTACTCAAGTATAGAATCCCAGCGGCTCTGCTGCACCCAGTTTAGATATTTCTACTCAGCTTGGCCTGCCCCGTGTGGACAAACGGTGTCACTGCACCACTTCCACCATCCTGTCTCCCTCCACCAGTGAGTGTGCTCTAATTTAGATTAGAAATGTTATTAAAGGGCCACAGCTCTGTTCTGCTGTAACCAACATACTGGAGCTAATACCGCTATCTTTTCCCATCACATTTTCTCCCCTCGTCTCTTTTCTTTCCTACCTATTTTTATTTCTTATATCACCCCAATCTGTCCCTCCACCACAGATCTACCAGTACATCCAGAGTCGGTTCTACAGATCTCCGGAGGTGTTGCTGGGCATGCCCTACGACCTGGCCATTGACATGTGGTCCCTGGGCTGCATCCTGGTGGAGATGCACACGGGAGAACCCCTCTTCAGCGGCTCCAATGAGGTAGgctgtgagaacacacacacacagcattgggTGTCGATGCCGAATTTGCCCCTGACCTGTCctgttatttctctctctctccaggtggatCAGATGAATAAGATAGTGGAGGTGCTGGGGGTCCCTCCCAACCACATGCTGGATCAGGCTCCCAAAGCACGGAAGTACTTTGACAAGCTGTCCGACGGCCTGTGGACCGTCAAGAAGAACAAGGACATAAAGAAGGTACTTTACCCCTCGGCCTCCGTGAGTAAAACTCTGCTCTTACTTAATCTTCTCATCTCATCTCCGAACCACATCCCTCCTGTCACTCACAACGCAGTAGGTTCAAGTTCCCCTGTCACCCCACAGATCCTGGATCAGATTACCTTGCTCTTACCCCCAAACCTAAACTTAACTGCTAGGGGGATTGAAAGATATTTGACCCAAGTGTCAGTGGTTAGAGGCAACTTCTCAACGAACCTCCTACTTGTATTAACCATTCACCCGTAGATAAAGAGAGATGGGTAGAAAACCGAGtggagaaggaaggggaggagggttaGCTTGATTTTGGAAAGTAGTTTGTGCAGAAGAGGTATTTTCTCCCTTTTCTCATTTCTAACCTAAACTCCCACTCTTAGGAAGGAGATCTGAGTCCTCAGCATCTTCCTCTCCAGTCATCATCATCTAAAGCGTCAAACCCCTCGTCATATAGCTTTCCCTAATTGTCTAAAAAGGTCCTTATCGTTCCATTATTCTGTGTGCATCAGAAGCATTACATAGCCCTTAATAAGATAGAGGGATGAGGTGAAGGAGCAGTGAAGGCAGGTgaaagggagaggttgaacaaaGGGAGAGGCCTGGGTTACGGTggaggtgagagaaagagggggagaaaggtTTGGATCAGAGGTTAATTAACTCTGCCCAAAAGGGATTGGAGATGGTGGAGGATCAGCCATCTCACCCCAGAGGCAGGCACACCTAGGTGGGTGTGTGAGCACGGGTGTacacctacagtggggggaaaaagttatttgatcccctgctgattttgtacgtttgcccacttacaaagaaatgatcagtctataattttaatagtaggtttatttgaacagtgagagacagaataacaacaaaaaaatcctgaaaaacgcatgtcaaaaatgttatcaaatgatttgcattttaatgagggaaataagtatttgacccttctgcaaaacatgacttggtacttggtggcaaaacccttgttggcaatcagaggtcagacgtttcttgtagttggccaccaggtttgcacacatctcaggagggattatgtcccactcctctttgcagatcttctccaagtcattaaggttttgaggctgacgtttggcaactcgaaccttcagctcccttcacagattttctatgggattaaggtctggagactggctaggccactccaggaccttaatgtgcttcttcttgagcccctcctttgttgccttggctgtgtgttttgggtcattgtcatgctggaatacccatccatgacccattttcaatgccctggctgagggaaggaggttctcacccaagatttgacggtacatggctccgtccatcgtccctttgatgcggtgaagttgtcctgtccccttagcagaaaaacacccgcaaagcataatgtttccacctccatgtttgacggtggagatggtgtttttggggtcataggcagcattcctcctcctccaaacacggcgagttgagttttggtctcatctgaccacaacactttcaccagttgtcctctgaatcattcagatgttcattggcaaacttcagaccggcatgtatatgtgctttcttgagcagggggaccttgcgggcgctgcaggatttcagtccttcacggcgtagtgtgttaccaattgttttcttggtgaccatggtcccagctgccttgagatcattgactagatcctcccgtgtagttctgggctgattcctcaacattttcatgatcattgcaactccacgaggtgagatcttgcatggagccccaggccgagggatattgacagttcttttgtgtttcttccatttgcgaataatcgcaccaactgttgtcaccttctcaccaagctgcttggcgatggtcttgtagcccattccagccttgtgtacgtctacaatcttgtccctgacatccttggagagcttttggtcttggccatggtggagagtttggaatcggattgattgattgcttctgtggacaggatACATGTTGGAGGTCTCATTCATTCCAGCTTCTCATCACTGGCTTGGTGTTATGTAAATATTGTAGACCTAATAGTCAGTCTATCCATTCATAATATGCATTCTACTGATCATCAACCATTTCACCGTCATAACAACATGCATGCTTGCATGTGTGAAATTCAACCATAATAATAACTAAAAGTCACTAAAACTGCCTcgaagaaaatgagaattaaacaGTGTTTCTCTGCACCTCCCCACATCCATATTCTCcgttctccctcttctctcactccctctatctccctaTTCAGGAGTACAAGCCTCCTGCGACGCGGCGGCTCCATGAGATCCTGGGGGTGGAGACCGGGGGTCCTGGCGGGAGGCGGGGCGGAGAGCAGGGGCACGCTCCCTGCGACTACCTGAAGTTCAAGGACCTGATCCTGCGTATGCTGGACTACGACCCCAAGACGCGCATCACGCCCTTCTATGCGCTGCAGCACAACTTCTTCAAGAAGACAACGGACGAGGGCACCAACACCAGCAGCTCCACCTCCACCAGCCCGGCCATGGACCACAgccactccacctccaccaccagctCCGTCTCCAGCTCCGGTACGGGACACAGCAGTTAGTATACAGTATACCCTTACCATAAGTCACAGTCCACTGCATGGGGAAACATCTGCAGAGGTCAAACCTCAAAAGAGCAAACTAAACGTTGGCAGCTTGTTTGATCCCATATTCCCACTGCAGTGTTTCCCCCAGATAATTCTCCCCTATGTTTGTAAAAAAACACCAAGATTCCTTAGATTGAGAGCTATTGAAAGTCCGTTGAAGCCATGTTGGTTAGTACTGTAAAGGATCTTGTCTGGGAGATCCCTCCCACCTACATAGTCTTCGGGGGAACACTGCAGTCTACTGCGTCATAGTGATGGTGGTTCAATGTTACATCTCAGCCAGCCCCTACAGCCCCTCGCTCTCTGCAACAGCTACACAGTCTCCATAGAAACAAGCTCCTAGTCACTTCAGCCGCAGCTCAGTCCCTACAGCCTGCAGCACACCATCACCATAGCAACAGCTCAGCCTCAGCGGCCTCTGCTACAGCTCCCATTCACCATGGCAACAGCTAGTCATCTTAGCTACAGCGCCATGTTCAGCAGCTCAGCAACAGGTTATGGTCCCAGCAGTGATGGACTGTCAGTATGTTGACGTAACACAACTATTGTGTATTCTGACTGACCGAGTgtcttttccccctctcctcccccactccccctctccccctcccctactctactctccctctcctcccctattctccctctcctcccctactctccctctcctcccctactctccctctcctcccctactctccctctcctcccctactctccctactctccctctcctcccctactctccctctcctcccctactccctCTGTCCAGGTGGATCTAGCGGTTCTTCCAATGACAACCGGAATTACCGGTATAGTAACCGGTACTACAACAGTGCAGTTACTCACTCAGACTACGAGATGCAGAGTCCACAGGTGAGCAGAGGTTTAAATCTGACCTCACTCTGATGTCTCAGATCTCATCACATGGAACAACATGTTCTTCCTCTATACCAGCTGGAACTGACATTTGTATGATGTACTGTAGATTCTGCATTCTGTGTTTCTAACGAtgacctctcttcctctcccccaatGCCAAGGCTCCATCTCAGCAGCAGCTGCGCCTCTGGCCGGGTGGAGAGGGGGGCATGGGTCCCCTGTCCAACAGCGGCAGTAGCGTCGGCGACCCCCCATACCCCCAGCTGCTGCTGCACAAGCCGGCGGCCACACAGCACTCGCGCCACTTCCTGGGAGGCGGCGGCATCGGGGGCATGATGGAACCCCACCACCCGCACCCCATCTACGGCGGTCACCACGGCAATGGGCGGGGCCTGCGGCAGACTGGGCAGGGGAACCAGCCCCAGGGCCAGGCTTCACAGGGCCAGCCCCTGATGCCCATCTCCTCCCCACAGATGCCGGACAGCATCGAGCTCAGCctcacacaccaccaccatctggGTCAGTCTTCCATCATGCCGCCCCCATCCAGCTTGGACTCCAGCCAGTACGGCTCCTCCAACCTCCACCTGGGCCTCTCTGCCTTTCGGACTAGGACGGTCATGGCCCCCCAGCCGCCCCCCGCCGGCTCCCAGCAACAGTTGGCCCAGCCCCCAGCCTCTCAGGACAGCTTGGTCGCTGCCTCCGGGCTTGGATACATCCCCCCATGCTACCCGGgcagtaacaacaataacaaccCTCCCCAGGGTAGTGTGGTCGGGGGCGGGATGCTCACCGGGGGGCCCCCACCCAGGGGAGTAGGGGGCGGTGGGGGGAGGCCGGACTCTGAGGAGTCCACCATGATGGGTGTGTGCGGCAGTGGTGGAGGCGGTGGTCAGAACGCGGCCAACTCTTGATAAATCTTGAACAAATTCCAAAAGCCATACAATTTTAACAACGACAACATTACAATTTCAACACgcatacacattatacacacttGAGTTTGAAACAAATACGGCCACACATACAGTTACAGAGATAAACTTGTGAAATATCAAAGGAGTTTTGTTTTGCATGGGAGAAGGTCGAGGGAGAGTAAGAGGGGGGAAGGCTTTGAAACCATTTTTATCCTTTTTTCAGTTtctttgtttttcttttgttGAAGGAAAGAAACGGGGCTCAGTAGTTGGAATGGAAAGTTTCAGATAAGtttgtttttattgttattattattatattatttgatTTTATGTGGTTTAAGGAAAGGTTTGCAGcgagatttttgttgtttgggTTGTTTTTTGGAATGAAGACCACAAAGGTAAATGAATGGTTTGAAAAGTGATAATTGTTGGTTAAGGAGGCACGAGAGAGTACCCTCATgctattttttaaatcttttttttttctttgtttttgtttagtttttctgAAGTCTAGGTTTAATtgtacatgttttatttattaaacatcACTACATGAGGAGGAGGGTAAGTGGGGAGATCAGAAGAGCGCTAAATTGAGAGGtggtttatttattcatttttattttaatttatacAGGTTTAGTTTTATTTGCTGATGGACAGAAAACACTTGCGCatacacagagaaacaaacaaacTAGGGTCTTTTTAGTTTGGTATTTTCAGTTCAGTATATCTCACCCccgaaacacacacacttttgttaCATTTTGTTTTCTTCTCTCGCTTGACACTGGCTTATATATCTGAAACTATGAAACAGATCATAGAAATAAAATGAAGCAAATGACAAAAACCGTAGTCACCACACAGTGAGAAACTATACGATGAGGAGGCTGAAACATTTGACGAAGTGAGACGCTTtcaagaggagagggggaacagaACTTCTTCACAAAAGGAGGAAGTGATTCAagaagaacaaaaaacaacaaaacattttgccACAAGGAAAACCAAAATGCTTCcctgttgtttaaaaaaaaatagtctGCCTTCTACTTCAACATCTAACCAGACTCTttcaccctctttctctgtcttttcttacTCACTTTTGTTTTGGACCGTAAACTACAGAAACGTAACACACATTTTGGGTTGGAGTAACTCTGGATATGCTAAGCCAAATcttgctcactctctctgtctcgatctctcgctctcttctcctctctgcccCATTTTTCTGTTGGAAGGGAGGGGGGCAATATATAGcaggagggaggagtacatactTATGAGGGGACACTTTCATGCCCTCcttacccctacagcccccatgACTCTGACTTCTCTGGcctcttttttttctcctctttttctccccttccctccctccttcacgaCACTCTGTGAGTGCTGTTTGCCATCAAGTCAAAAAAAAGTGAACTTCTCTCTCGGCTGCTATCTCCACTTTCAACCATGTTCGGATTGCTGCTAAAGAaaacaaacagacagataaataaataaaaataaactttttAACCCTCCTGCTTCAGAAAAAATGGAAAAATAAACCACTGCATCTCATGTATTTATTACTATTTAACAAGAAAAAGAAAAGGTAAAAATTAacctgttttcttctgttttttgTTTGGTTGCCTTCTTCCTGCTGGTGAAAGTTGGGCAATGACTAAATGTAACAGTTAAAGGTGGTATTAAAACACTGACTTAGTTTAAGTCAGCCACTGGGCGGGGCCTGAATGGGGGAAACTGGGTAAGAATAAAGTTGGATATATAACAATAAAGAGTATACTTTTGCACACAAAGGTCAAATGCAAATCACAGCTTTCTGCTTTTTTCAGCTTTCAGTCGACAGACCCTCATCTGAGCAATGTGCATACCGTAGCAGGCCTACCACAAAGACAAACTGTTGATGTGGCAAGCTAACTAAGTGATCACTGACATGGCATAATAAATCTGAGATTTGCGTTTGACCTCAAGTTATTTCATTCTTATTTTGTACCTGAGTGTAACTGGTGTTGGGTGTGGTGGGGATGATGTCCATGAAGAACCACAAAGTTGATGTAGCTACTCATGAACTTATTAGGAATCAGTCTCATTGTTTGGATAGTCTTGCACTCTTCTGACAATATTATATTGTTGCCTATATACAGTAGCAGGCAGCTCTGAGTAAAGTGTAAACATAGCATTATAGCTAGATACATTGGTGGTTTACTATCAAACGGTTACACTCAGTACACATAGTGTCTCCACTGTATTTGAACCAGTGTCTTCCTGGAGGTAACGATTGATGAAAAGGTGCTACTGGAAGTGTTAAAGACAGGTTCTTGTTGCCCTGATGGCCTACCCTATGCCCCTAGCTGTATCTTTGGTCGCAGCTTACGTTGGCACAATCCTCCGTTCATCTATTCCGTTGTCAATGGAAATACTGTTTAGTTCAacatgttgtctgtgtgtgtgtgtggtggtggtggtggtggcgcaGCAGTATGGTCACCTATACCATAAAACTTCATGCAATTACAACTAATTTAGGACCGTTTGACTCATGTTCATCAACACATTTGCGGTCTTCCTAGTTGAGCGTTATTGAATATGAATATAACAGGTGAAGGTCAAGTGTTGTATTCACCCAAGTCACTGAGTAAAATTGAGAGCACAGTTTATACTGGCATCTGGTGGATAGATAATTGAATTACATACTCAAAGTTTACATTGTAACATAGTAGGCAATGCAAAATACGTTTTCATATATCATTGCAAATATAATGAAGCGAATCATTAATTAATAATCTACGCCCAGTTGCCTACATGCAACGAACGTCGCCGTGTGTGCCAAGTGCGTAATTGTTGCGCCAAAACCAGGTGAGCGCAATTATCAAGCGCCTACAAGATTAATCTTTAAATGGTCAATCTAGTTTGCTAACAACAGTGTGTCCACGAGGCGCTCTGGACTACAtagttttattatttatttctgcGGCTTGAACATGGCCCAAGTTGCGTGGATGTTTTGTCTGTTTGCATGGATTTGTTCTGCCTTTCCATTCACACAAGTATCAGCCGAAGCTGATTTTAACGTTGACAGATGGGAGGCTCAAGTGCATCAAGACTACCAATTTACGGAGCGGCACCTCCCGGGCAATGAACCAGTGCGTGAGGTGATCAGGCCTCGGATAGGGGAAGACGATGCCATCGGTGCCCAGCGGTCAGAACCACCATACTACTTACTTCCCATGTTCCAGCACTCGGCGGTTCCCGTCGTCGATAGGGACTTGTTCAGACCAGCCGTTGGGAAAATACGTTTCCCCAGCATCTTGACCAACCTCTTGTTTCCGCCACAAAATAGTCCAGAGCGTAACTACTTCTCTCCCGTGCGTAATCCGCGTGGAGTGGAGGTGTGGTGCGGGTACAACCAGATCTCCTTACGCATCAACAGAGGTCAGCTCGGGTTTAGGTGTCTGGCCTCCATGCTCTTCCTGGTCACTTGCCCCGTCACCCGGGTCACCCCACTTTTCTTTTACTTCCATTATGACCTGAATGACTGTGGCAGTACTCAAACGGTAAGATGTGTTGGGATACATTTTGACCTCACTATccattaggagcacactcttaaactGACCCTAAAATATGTACTCTTGATTCTGTTAATGACTTCCAGACCATGAATGGCCAGCTGGTGTACTCCAACTCACTCCAGAACTCCAGAACCACAAGG is a window of Salmo trutta chromosome 37, fSalTru1.1, whole genome shotgun sequence DNA encoding:
- the LOC115176640 gene encoding dual specificity tyrosine-phosphorylation-regulated kinase 1B-like isoform X3, producing MVITSSVEEKSQPSNRMVANLPTESWINNPEQNRYLPTQSHLLRKPTKSGSSSGCKPPSSTLCQPAALGFSPAEPTMSSQHSHPSFSNIHSMAEQQQVLSDATILQRRIPPSFRDPASAPLRKLSVDLIKTYKHINEVYYTKKKRRAQQVPPEDSSTKKERKVYNDGYDDDNYDYIVKNGEKWLDRYEIDSLIGKGSFGQVVKAYDHHEQEWVAIKIIKNKKAFLNQAQIELRLLELMNKHDTEMKYYIVHLKRHFMFRNHLCLVFELLSYNLYDLLRNTNFRGVSLNLTRKFAQQLCTALLFLATPELSIIHCDLKPENILLCNPKRSAIKIVDFGSSCQLGQRIYQYIQSRFYRSPEVLLGMPYDLAIDMWSLGCILVEMHTGEPLFSGSNEVDQMNKIVEVLGVPPNHMLDQAPKARKYFDKLSDGLWTVKKNKDIKKEYKPPATRRLHEILGVETGGPGGRRGGEQGHAPCDYLKFKDLILRMLDYDPKTRITPFYALQHNFFKKTTDEGTNTSSSTSTSPAMDHSHSTSTTSSVSSSGTGHSSGSSGSSNDNRNYRYSNRYYNSAVTHSDYEMQSPQAPSQQQLRLWPGGEGGMGPLSNSGSSVGDPPYPQLLLHKPAATQHSRHFLGGGGIGGMMEPHHPHPIYGGHHGNGRGLRQTGQGNQPQGQASQGQPLMPISSPQMPDSIELSLTHHHHLGQSSIMPPPSSLDSSQYGSSNLHLGLSAFRTRTVMAPQPPPAGSQQQLAQPPASQDSLVAASGLGYIPPCYPGSNNNNNPPQGSVVGGGMLTGGPPPRGVGGGGGRPDSEESTMMGVCGSGGGGGQNAANS
- the LOC115176640 gene encoding dual specificity tyrosine-phosphorylation-regulated kinase 1B-like isoform X1; translated protein: MVITSSVEEKSQPSNRMVANLPTESWINNPEQNRYLPTQSHLLRKPTKSGSSSGCKPPSSTLCQPAALGFSPAEPTMSSQHSHPSFSNIHSMAEQQQVLSDATILQRRIPPSFRDPASAPLRKLSVDLIKTYKHINEVYYTKKKRRAQQVPPEDSSTKKERKVYNDGYDDDNYDYIVKNGEKWLDRYEIDSLIGKGSFGQVVKAYDHHEQEWVAIKIIKNKKAFLNQAQIELRLLELMNKHDTEMKYYIVHLKRHFMFRNHLCLVFELLSYNLYDLLRNTNFRGVSLNLTRKFAQQLCTALLFLATPELSIIHCDLKPENILLCNPKRSAIKIVDFGSSCQLGQRIYQYIQSRFYRSPEVLLGMPYDLAIDMWSLGCILVEMHTGEPLFSGSNEVDQMNKIVEVLGVPPNHMLDQAPKARKYFDKLSDGLWTVKKNKDIKKVLYPSASEYKPPATRRLHEILGVETGGPGGRRGGEQGHAPCDYLKFKDLILRMLDYDPKTRITPFYALQHNFFKKTTDEGTNTSSSTSTSPAMDHSHSTSTTSSVSSSGTGHSSGSSGSSNDNRNYRYSNRYYNSAVTHSDYEMQSPQAPSQQQLRLWPGGEGGMGPLSNSGSSVGDPPYPQLLLHKPAATQHSRHFLGGGGIGGMMEPHHPHPIYGGHHGNGRGLRQTGQGNQPQGQASQGQPLMPISSPQMPDSIELSLTHHHHLGQSSIMPPPSSLDSSQYGSSNLHLGLSAFRTRTVMAPQPPPAGSQQQLAQPPASQDSLVAASGLGYIPPCYPGSNNNNNPPQGSVVGGGMLTGGPPPRGVGGGGGRPDSEESTMMGVCGSGGGGGQNAANS
- the LOC115176640 gene encoding dual specificity tyrosine-phosphorylation-regulated kinase 1B-like isoform X5; its protein translation is MSSQHSHPSFSNIHSMAEQQQVLSDATILQRRIPPSFRDPASAPLRKLSVDLIKTYKHINEVYYTKKKRRAQQVPPEDSSTKKERKVYNDGYDDDNYDYIVKNGEKWLDRYEIDSLIGKGSFGQVVKAYDHHEQEWVAIKIIKNKKAFLNQAQIELRLLELMNKHDTEMKYYIVHLKRHFMFRNHLCLVFELLSYNLYDLLRNTNFRGVSLNLTRKFAQQLCTALLFLATPELSIIHCDLKPENILLCNPKRSAIKIVDFGSSCQLGQRIYQYIQSRFYRSPEVLLGMPYDLAIDMWSLGCILVEMHTGEPLFSGSNEVDQMNKIVEVLGVPPNHMLDQAPKARKYFDKLSDGLWTVKKNKDIKKVLYPSASEYKPPATRRLHEILGVETGGPGGRRGGEQGHAPCDYLKFKDLILRMLDYDPKTRITPFYALQHNFFKKTTDEGTNTSSSTSTSPAMDHSHSTSTTSSVSSSGTGHSSGSSGSSNDNRNYRYSNRYYNSAVTHSDYEMQSPQAPSQQQLRLWPGGEGGMGPLSNSGSSVGDPPYPQLLLHKPAATQHSRHFLGGGGIGGMMEPHHPHPIYGGHHGNGRGLRQTGQGNQPQGQASQGQPLMPISSPQMPDSIELSLTHHHHLGQSSIMPPPSSLDSSQYGSSNLHLGLSAFRTRTVMAPQPPPAGSQQQLAQPPASQDSLVAASGLGYIPPCYPGSNNNNNPPQGSVVGGGMLTGGPPPRGVGGGGGRPDSEESTMMGVCGSGGGGGQNAANS
- the LOC115176640 gene encoding dual specificity tyrosine-phosphorylation-regulated kinase 1B-like isoform X2; this encodes MVITSSVEEKSQPSNRMVANLPTESWINNPEQNRYLPTQSHLLRKPTKSGSSSGCKPPSSTLCQPAALGFSPAEPTMSSQHSHPSFSNIHSMAEQQQVLSDATILQRRIPPSFRDPASAPLRKLSVDLIKTYKHINEVYYTKKKRRAQQVPPEDSSTKKERKVYNDGYDDDNYDYIVKNGEKWLDRYEIDSLIGKGSFGQVVKAYDHHEQEWVAIKIIKNKKAFLNQAQIELRLLELMNKHDTEMKYYIVHLKRHFMFRNHLCLVFELLSYNLYDLLRNTNFRGVSLNLTRKFAQQLCTALLFLATPELSIIHCDLKPENILLCNPKRSAIKIVDFGSSCQLGQRIYQYIQSRFYRSPEVLLGMPYDLAIDMWSLGCILVEMHTGEPLFSGSNEVDQMNKIVEVLGVPPNHMLDQAPKARKYFDKLSDGLWTVKKNKDIKKVLYPSASEYKPPATRRLHEILGVETGGPGGRRGGEQGHAPCDYLKFKDLILRMLDYDPKTRITPFYALQHNFFKKTTDEGTNTSSSTSTSPAMDHSHSTSTTSSVSSSGGSSGSSNDNRNYRYSNRYYNSAVTHSDYEMQSPQAPSQQQLRLWPGGEGGMGPLSNSGSSVGDPPYPQLLLHKPAATQHSRHFLGGGGIGGMMEPHHPHPIYGGHHGNGRGLRQTGQGNQPQGQASQGQPLMPISSPQMPDSIELSLTHHHHLGQSSIMPPPSSLDSSQYGSSNLHLGLSAFRTRTVMAPQPPPAGSQQQLAQPPASQDSLVAASGLGYIPPCYPGSNNNNNPPQGSVVGGGMLTGGPPPRGVGGGGGRPDSEESTMMGVCGSGGGGGQNAANS